One Aphis gossypii isolate Hap1 unplaced genomic scaffold, ASM2018417v2 Contig00447, whole genome shotgun sequence DNA window includes the following coding sequences:
- the LOC126554205 gene encoding uncharacterized protein LOC126554205 — MPTYIYDYGGGGGGSRGGGGGGRGGGGGGRGGGGGGRGGSGGGRGGGKAPNRNKCIVCFKRGIPPHSATCKARRRSGHGCCR, encoded by the exons atgCCAACGTATATTTACGACTATGGTGGTGGAGGCGGCGGCAGTCGTGGTGGCGGAGGCGGCGGTCGTGGTGGCGGAGGCGGCGGTCGTGGTGGCGGAGGCGGCGGTCGTGGTGGTAGCGGCGGTGGTCGTGGTGGCGGTAAAGCCCCTAACAGaaata AATGCATAGTTTGTTTCAAGCGGGGCATACCGCCCCACAGTGCCACTTGCAAAGCGCGCCGCCGCAGCGGCCACGGATGCTGCCGCTGA